A window of Centropristis striata isolate RG_2023a ecotype Rhode Island chromosome 13, C.striata_1.0, whole genome shotgun sequence genomic DNA:
cctaaacatgaaatcaacagtgctaatgtctttttaccgtaatattaaaaaaagttctaccatatttgttacggtaaagttctggcaaccacagcttttttgttgtttctttttaccgtaaaaacaacagttggttttttttttttacagtgtttataACTCACTTGTTATCCATACAATTAGTCTCTGATGATGTCACGTCTGTTTTATACATTAGCAGGTATCAAATTAGTGATGTCATCCAGAAATATCacacattttcttattttttaaatgttctaggtGCTTTACCACAGTCTGGGGACTGAGGACTAACAGTTTTATGGTGCACCTCTTGGATGTCAATGTCAGTCACCAGCACTCATCAGGAAATTCTTCTTGAACTCTCAGGTTGctatttcttcctcttcctcttccagcttctcctccagaTGTCATCCTGTTTAGAAGCTCACAGATCAATCATTTGAGAAAACATTATAGTTGAGTTAgggcagacatctctatggcTCATATCTCCACCCAAACAATCTAGATAGATGAAtaacactacaggtaagagggggaattattattgttacattttaaacatttaccaTTGAAGTGTCTatttaagaaatgtttttatctgtttttgcaaatgaaatcatcatttataaaacacaATTCAGTCGATTTAACTGGTGGTTCCCAAACAAGAAATATAGtatcattcaaatatttttttgagtcCAAAAGAAGTACAATTATACATTATTTCACAAAATTGTGTTGCAGAACATAAATTTCGCTATTTTCAGTAAAATCACGGGTCATTTTATTCTGCAAAACAAGACCTTTTAAGACTCTTGAGTATATTTTACTAATAATACTTTAAATTTCAATCAAATAGGGTTCTAAATACAGGACTTCTACTTGGATCGAGtattttgtcattgtattgagtaaaatatttttcactACTGCTTGATAGAGAAAATTGTAACTTTAGACAAATCAAAGTGACCACCTGAAGAGTAGAAACATCTTGAGCAATCAGGGACAAAAATAGCTGTTAAAAATTATGAaagaacatttatatttaacGGTGGTCACTTTCTCCCAGATAAATGAGCGTGCTGTGGTCTGTCGGAGGAGATTAGGTGTCTGGGGAAGCAACTTGTGTTTAATCCTTCATCATGTGACTCATAGTAATAATCACTTCATATGAAGCGGGACGTCAGCAGCAGGTGAGACAGAAGAAGAGCTCATCAGTCTGCAACAACATACACCTAAACATCCTCAGGTAAGTGTCTCTGTGGCCTTCAGGGTATGTTGGAAAAAgtagtgtttttgttcattttttaaattaattttataggGAGGCATAGATGAATTGAATTTACTGCACCTGATGTGTTTAAAAGTTTCACTTTGAACATTTTAGTGTCTGAAACTTTTGTAAACGGACTGTGCTGATCCTGGATCAGCATGCCTCCCTGTATGCATGCGTGGCAATCGTGCTTTAAATAGACCGGAGATGGTTCATAGCAAATCATTTATTATCTGTCAGTAGAGACAAAAAGCAAACAGCAACAACGATAATTGCAGGCTTCAGTAAATTGCCCCACACAGTTGTGACCTGCGTCCATTCACTGACATCAACTATTCAAATGCAGATGAGGTGTTGGATCAAGCTTCTTATAAATACAGACACAAAGCATCCTGGTCTCCTCGCAGGGCCCCACAGAGGTGATCCTGCAGAgcgggagaggagagagacgaCAGAAGAAGTTGTTTTCTGGAGGGGAGAGAGGTAAAGTCGTATGATGTCCGTTATTGGCGCGCAGCCTTTCATCAAACCAATGCAGCCCACACCCTCAGTTTCTCCTGGCATCCAGCGGAGACACACGCTCCCCGCCAGCGAAGTCCGGCCGCTCAACACGCAGGATGCCATCAGCGTGTTTGAAATCGAGCGAGAAGGTAAGTGAGTCTCTTATGCGTCAGATAGTGAAGCATAAATCCGCTCTGCTCAAATCCGCTGTGTGAAAGGAAGCATTACAATGGAGTGCGTAACACACGTGTGGCATTGACAGATCTAATCCCCCTTTTACATTTAATGTACGTACTGatcacatattattttatttacctgGTAAATATGTTAAATCGATACTCTGCACAAAGTGGGCTATTTTTGTGCCACCTTAAGCGTGCGTAAAAGTAGTGCCAAACCAATTTTACGCACAGCCATTCtcattttccctctctctctttttctttttctcttttttttatttctgtctcagCATTTATCTCAGTGTCAGGTGAGTGTCCTCTCCACCTGGACGAGGTGCGTCACTTCCTCACGCTATGTCCAGAGCTGTCCATGGGCTGGTTTGAGGAGGGTCGGCTGGTGGCTTTTATCATCGGCTCTCTGTGGGACCAGGACAGACTCACTACAGTAAGACACCTTTCCAAATCATCATATCTTCATATATGATCGTGTATCAGTAATTATGATATATGTCCACTTTGCTGCAGGACGCATTGACTCTCCACAAACCCCGCGGCTCCACCGTCCACATCCACATCCTCGCAGTACATCGCACCTTCAGGCAGCAGGGCAAAGGTCCCATCCTGATGTGGCGCTACCTGCAGTACCTTCGCTGTCTGCCCAACGTGCGCAGAGCTGTGCTAATGTGTGAGGACTTCCTCATTCCTTTCTACCACAAGTCAGGCTTCAAGGTCCTGGGGCGCTGCTCCATCACGGTGGCCAACCTGACCTTCACAGAGATGTGGTACCCCATCAGCGGCCACGCCTACATGCGGCGCAACAGTGAGGCGATCCGTTTCCCTCACCATCCCTTGACTCTGCCGCTGCAAAAGACTGATGAACAAGCTGATGTATGACATGGTGATGTACGTCGCTGACACAGTGTTGTACCCTTTATAGGATGTTAGGTTGTTTAATAATGTGTAAAATGGTCTTActgtgtaaattaaaaacaagaatgTACTCTACTGCAATGTGATGTATTATATGTAAATTTGCTTTGTTAGACTCTCTCCTGTGtctctgggtcattttgtgtcgcttgcttttgtctttttgtaatatatttttttttttttgcccctcttgtagtcattttacataGTCCCTCTTGTCTCTTATGCACTCTGTATgctctttatagttgttttggtctccttTTAGACTTTTTGTCTccttaaagtcattttgtgtctcttctttgTTGGTAAATGTCTCTttgaatgacactttgaaggTGAAGGGCCACGGGGCCCTGAAACTTTGACACCTGTGCCCGGTCGGCCCATTCAGTAATCTATCCATGAGTAATGTGTTGATTCAGTAACTGCAGTTACATTGAAGCCGTGTTGCGTTTGTGGTAGACATTTGGACAGTAATCTGTGTCCTGCTTAGCACCTTTCTGGGCTCTCCACATCTATGGACTGACGTCAGTGACCGGGCTTTAGCTCCTGCAGCTCTATTAGGGGGCTTTAGCTATAATGGAGGGCTTAGGGAGGGGAGTCACTCATCGTCAGTCTGCACATCAGGACTTTGTATTGTGAAGGGGGgggttattttatgtttgtgtctgttaCGGTATCacaatttcaataaaatgttttctactgttttttaagatgaaaaattgtcatttttttattttgtctgacACTAAATATAAGTTATATACATGCACTGATCAATAAATAATTCCCTTGAATACCTTGTTATGGTTATTGCTAATGATGAAAGGGTTCTCACCTTTCTGGAGGGTAATAAATGTCTTAATGCCAGTATCTTCAGCTGAACTGTACCCAGATCAGCCAATGTAGCTTTAATCCATGACACAGTCACTGTCTAATCCATTAACGTGCCAAGGCGAGCAGCTCCTGCTCCCCTGAAGGACAAACTTAATGCTTacctcaaaaatgacccacaactccaattagcagcagcacatagtGAAAACAGTAAAGGTGTTAAAGTCTGATgcatataattttcatattacCAGCTATTTACATTCAGTGCTAAAAGCCACTCCGATATAATATAGTATTTATCCTTCTTGCGACagtaaaagtctccaataaactcacaaattaaattaaaacacaaattaaatattGGATGTTTTACAACTGACGGACTGATAAATGTATCTGTTAAATCTTACACTCATTTAGACACTGCACCAGGTCAATGCTACTGATTCACCACATTTCACATTGTATTTTTACACCATGATGCCACTACATTGGTTTGCTGGAGTATAAGAACTTGCCACAAGTTGATAATTGATTAGAACAACTCTTTGCAGAAAAAGCACAAATCAGCTATGTTTTCCCACAGGAATCCTAACTCTCAGGTTAAAATTGATTTATTAAATCTCACTGACTCTCACACCAATGAAGATGGCTTTAAGCATCATTGGTTTCAAGCTGACGCTGCCAGCTGGCATCTTTACACAGTTGGCTGTCGGGGAAGTCCGTCCTTAACTGGAGTTTATTTCCTCTGGCAGAAGGTTTAAACCAATCAAAAGCAAGACACGTTTAGTAAAAGCATTTTATTGTAGGATTGTTGGGAGTTTGTGAATGCATAGATGAAGATGCTTATGACTTTTGTTCTTAAGGTCTTTTTATATGTTTGTATTAATGATAAATTCCTACAAGCAATAATTAAGTGCCTGCTTAAcccagaaagattttttttcattacttaTTACTCTCACTATGCAAGGTTTCCATATTTAGAAGAAATATACACTAGAGAAGAGTGCTTTAAATACTAGTTGATATGTTGTTGGCATGATTGCAGAGCAGGCGTACAGGAGGCTACGTCATCCTCATTTATAGGCAGAGTGAATGAGAGACAAATGTGCAAATGGTTCAAACCATCAGCCCTGCAGTCTAGTATTATGACAATAATAATCCAGCGAAAAACAGAAAGGAGCTGCCAATTAATGTCACTCAGTGCAAATGGTCCATTTGTGTTTCCACATACAGAATAATCTGGTTTACTTAGCAGGCTTTTAATTAGGAAGGAAGTCATCCCATATGCACTAAGGTCACTATATGCCATTGATAAAAACTGGAGAAACTGAAGCagtgataaataataattgtagtacagataaagaataaattatcaCCCCTTAAAACAAGCACAGTGGGAGTGCCACAAGGCTCCTCGTTAGGACCACTGCTCTTTAGTATATACATCAATGATCATCTGTTTGATGCTAAAATCCTGATGTTTTCAGATGATGCCATGCTATACaccaagggggaaaaaaactagaAGTTACCATGAAATTAACAAAGGTAATGGGAAATGTTGCTAAATGACTCGTGTCTCACTCTGTTGGAGACAGTTAACCATGTACATTTCAAATTGATACAAATTTAGAGACTGTCCTCACAAATACATAAATgggtaaaacatgttaaatgtggAAGAATTTATATACTTAGGTTTCACTTTTGATTTAACTAttgacaaaacaaataatattaaaaagctATTTAGTAATCCACTAAAATTTAATATTGCAAATTTTAGGgtgccctgcgatagtctggagacctgtccagggtgtaccccatcTCTCGCCCaatgggataggctccagctcCCCGTGACCTGAGTGCAGATAAGTAGagaaggataataaatgaaattTTAGGGTTGTAACAAGTCTAGCATCAACTATCTAATATCAACTCGAGCAGGTAAAACAGCCTCATGACCTCTCaaacattatataaaaatgctccttaaatgtttgatattaaaaacacaccaatATCACCACTATAGTATATACACTAAACACAGTGttaagttttaaaaatgtatttgtgctgTCAAATGTTTGCTTAATCTTTAACATCGTTCAATCGTCTTTTAATGTCGCCTATGAAGTTTGAATAAGATATGTttcacctctttccatgaaatgattgcgacaatgtgatttattgttgacatatcttaaaactttatttatcaatctcttcaaaacatatcacaatgaaaatgaaaccacaattaacagatgaTTGTGTCTGggaacaaaattattccaatttaACGGGCAACCGTGTTTAGTCGTAAAATACTAATTTGCTAAATCCTGGTACATTGCATCCCTTATTATTTTATATAGGTTAACTATTTTGTGCACTGTCCATAttcaaataacaaaacataacataacaagaAAACATCACAGGATCCATAATTTGATTACACCATACAGgtggaaacaaagaaaagaaaagagacagcAATATGAGTCCATTTTCATATTTCATGACAGCATCATATTTGTAAACTACTTTAAGTGAGATGACACAGCAGCCATCAGGGAACATCTtcaccctcctcctctggaCGCAGAGTGGGGCCACTTCAGCCTCTAGACAGGCTCATGTGCTGTAATCCCACAAAGTCCTTCCAGTCACCAGGTAATCTGGCAGACAGACATGCCAACAGAGGCCACATATTCCCACAATAACTCAGTTTGCTGTAGCCGAGAGGGGGTCTTACAGACAACAAGTAACCTTTTAACCCTGACCGGGACCCTGGAAGTTTTAGGGCAAATCAGCTACTACACTGTTCATTCATTGATACATATGCCTGCTCACACAGCAGTGCACTCTGTGGGTTCAGATCCGAATGTTTTAGTTGTCCACATGCATTTGTCTTTCACTGGACACGTGTCTCATCCATGTAGTAGACCTTTGAGTGTGACCTTGTTAACCTTAACTCCATGCTTGAGTCATATTTAATCTGTAATGTTAATCCATAATTTCAAAGCGTATGACTCACAAGCTTAACGAGAATTGTATATTAAGGACAGCTGTTTAAGTATTAGATGCAGTGGATGAGTCACTGACACGCGGAGCAAGTTGTCTCTGGAAATGGATTGTGTCATAAATTTgtacatcattcattcattcattctccttaactGCTAATCTGAACCCAGGTtgcgtggggggctggagccagactatcacagggctataaattgcaaatctctcatattaataataatagcaagACTAATGCTGTGTTACTGTGTTCTTAACCTTTGTAATACTTAGTGCATAAGTGCATTTGCGATgacaaacataacaaaatgcAGTGAAGTTTGAGTACTTGTATGGTGGACGAAAGTTGACCCTTAGTGGTCACCATCTGTGTTGTAACCAGAAGCTAATTACAATCTTTCACACATTTCAAACAGCTGCAGCAGTTCCTGATATAAAATTTGATCTTGTCATGTTTTTTCACTAAGTACCATACACTATATAGTACAATTTACCGTTTGCCAACAATGATGACTATTTTGTGGGCGGAGCCTAACTGGTGGCAGCAAATGACAGTTAGTTGCTTGTCCCAGCAGtggccattttaagcatttttaggcattaaaattttgaccttttttgacaaaaatctacatactatagtatgacttttgagagagtcattttttgacatctCAAAATgtggtggtttttttttttttgggctatttttgaaCAAACTATATTACTACATGTTTTAACAGACTAGAATGGCTTGCAACCATAAACTTCTCTGTCCTGCTAAAAATAAAGGGccgttgttttttgtttttgttttttttctgttctgacaTCCAACGGCACAGCAAGCCATCGTTACCCCTGAAACTCATCTTTTTTCCTGTGTTTCcttattgtttttatagatcGCAACTGTGTTCCTCTTGAGTTTTTTTGCCACCACTCTGCTCATGCAACTGTTATTGATGTAGCCATGACGTCGACTCCAAATTGGTCTTTTGGGGCCATCATGGGTTAATTTATCAGTCAGAATTGAATAGCAATATGCCGTGATGTCCACAGCTAACTATCACCAGCTGATCTACAGGGCTTCCGGTAAGTGCATAACAGGCCATGTGCGATCTGAGAAACACTATCCTGATGACACTCACGCTCTACATACTGTAAGTAAATACTGTTCTACATGTAACTGTACTAAAGTGAGTATCCAAACTAAGACACAGCCAaagagtctacagccatgctagctGAGCTAAATGCTCACATCAGCATTCTAACTTGCTGAATTTAGCAGGTACGGTGTTGACCatttcatacattttactttaacCTGTTAGCATGGTAGTGCTTAATAATCGAAACTCAACAAAGTATAGCTACTGCTAGCGTTGCTAAAAGGCAGAGGTCCGAATGAAGACCATTATCACTGTTACAAGTGTTGTAAACATCCCAAAGCCCAGCTAGTTTATGAATTTAACTAACGCACCTTTCACACATTATGTTCTAATGTTTCAACTGTTATAGTGATCGTCTGGGGCAGTGGGCAGCAGCCAACATATtttagccatttaaaaaaagttcttgCCGCCAGACAGCCCTCTTTGGCACTACATTTTCTCAACTGTAGAACTTACATGTTCTCCATGTGGCACATCCTGCATAAGTGCAACTGTACCACACACAGTATTATGCTGCAGATTACCTGTTTGTGTCTGACTTTCCATGGTATATGAAAGAGATAACAAATACAAGATAATGCAAACAGGTGATTATGACAACAACTACAAACTTTTGCAGAGGGAGACTGATTGCTCAGAAAACAAGAGAGAGGGGAAACTTCTGTGGGACCTGGAGGTTACGGtgaaaatatttacattgttttatttacattgatTTTAAGATGGGTCTTTTTATAGGTGGTCTAatctgttttgctgctgccaccATTTACTGTAGACTACATACACTGACTATAGATAAGAACATCATgaaaccccacttcaaaaaacaaactataccttttcaatttaaaataataacaagacAGGGAAATTAATATGAGATTTGTAGAGTTTAATAAGCACTTATGGTGGATTTAGCTTGAgaatgctgaaaaaaacaacaatttaccataaaaaacaaacagttccCTCATTTTTATAGCAAACCCCAAAATAGCAGTGACAAATGGAAATCCACAGGGttttacccaaaaaaatacaaacatttctttttttctcttaacatGGATCGGTTAGCGTTATCACACACCCTCCAGCACCAATGGTTGTGGCAAATAAAACATGGTAAACTTCACATCTAGTATTTGTTGTAGGAATTGAAACGATAGTTTGAGTATGACGGAGCGCTGGCTGCATCAGTAGAGACTGCTGGAAGAAGCAGGAGCCCCGTGCTGACATCTCTCTTACACCGGTCCATCGCCTGCTTGTATGATATCTTCTCTTTGGTGATGGGGTCTACCAGCTCTTTTGTGTGAAGAGCCTCGTCTTGCAGCTGATCAGCTGTTGTGCTGTCAATAATATTACTGGCAAGAGCCTCCTTGATAGTGAGGCGGCCTGCTTTGGCGGGATTCACTAACCCACCTGTCAGGTACTGTGCCTCCATGTACCTTACGGCATTTTCTTTAGGAATAAACCCTTTCTGTGCTGCCTGACCCACTGCTAGACGCTCTTTGGTCACAGGGTCCTCGACTCCAGTGAAGGCTTTCTGGGCGTTCAGAAGTTTGTACATGTCACTTGTGTCAATGAGACTGCGCTCAGCTGCCTTGTGGACGGACAGTTTGTCCTTTTTGGCGAGATCTACGATTCCCCCGGAGGCCGCTTGTGCCTCCAGCAGCCTCATAGCTGTGTCGGAATCAATAAGTTTGCGTGTCAGGGCACTCCTCACAGACATGCGGCTTTCAGTGGTGGTATCTAAAATACCAGAGATGGGAAAATTCTCATCACCTGGTGATACAATGATGTTGGTCAGGCTGTCACTCTGATTGTTGAGGCTGAGGTTGTTTGAACTGCCACTGCGCAGAGTGCTGTGGGTGAGGTTGGTTGAACTGCCACTGCGCAGAGTGGTGTGGGTGAGGTTGGTTGTACTGCCAGTTAGGCTGGGGAAGGAGGACCTCATGGAGGAGGGCATGGAGTTCAAGGGAGAGGTTGGGAAGGGAGAGGTTGGGGCAGGTTTTGTGGGGGATCTTGGGATTACAGGTGGAAGGATTGGCTGTTTCATTTCCCCAGCAACAAGGAGGGCAAACTCAGAAATGGGGATTTTCCCTTCTTTGTAGCGCATTAAGTCATACTGGGTCAAACGACCATCCTTCATGGCATCCTTGACAGAGTACTGCCTCCCACTTTTACGATCCTGCAGAATTGTTGTATCTCCATCTGGACCAGTTGAAGTGATTTCCTCCCAGTCACACTCCAGCTCAGCCAGGTGAATGTAGTGTTTGCGATCAATTAGCCCCTGCACATAGGCATCATAGGGAGACATGTCTTTACCGGTCTCTGGATCCAGGATTGTGATCTTTGTGGAAAGATTTGTCTCTCTGGTGTGAGTTTCAGAGTGGTCTTCTTTCTTGACATTGTTCTTCAGCTCAATGATGAGTGCATCACGCTcatgtattttgtctttttcgttGAGGATTTCTTTCTCTAGCCGTTGGACTTCAGAGGATGATTTAAGACTTCTCTGCCGTGCAATCTGGTTTCTCTCACTCAACAGCTTGGACTGTTGCTGGAAGGTTAAGGTAATGGTCTGTCTTTGAGACTCGAGTATTTTGAGCTGTTTGAGGAGCTCatccttctctctctgcagagcATTTCTGTTGCCTATGAGAGTGGTCTCCTCCTGAGAAGTCACAGACTTCGATGACTGCAAGTGAGTAATTCTGATGTTGATCTCCTGGCTCTTTTCCTCCTGGTCACGCCTGAGATTTCTCTCCTGTGTTACGAGGTCTCTTAGACGGTCCCTTTCGGCCTCCACCACTGGGTCTTTCTCAACACGAACCACTTCTCTGTAAACAACCTTCTCAATTGACTTCTCCTTTTGCAGAAGCTCCAACTTCAACCTTAGGTTGCGGATTTCTCTCTCTAGACGACTGATATTGTTGCTCTCAGTCTCCAAGTTGACGCGTATACCATCAGTAAGTTTCTCCAGCTGCGGGTCCCTCTCCACTTTCAGGACCTCCTCGATGATAATCTTTTCCTCAACAGGCGGTGGAGAGGTTTCCAGTTCAAGAATGCGTGCTCTGATCGTCCTCAGCTCCGACTCTACTTGAATCTTCTTTTGACGATCATCCGTCTCAGCCAGGGTACTCTCCTTGTCTTGAACCAGGGCTCTGAGCTGTCTGACCTCTAACTCAAGCTTTCTACGGGCTTTCATTTCATCGTCTAGGTTTTTGTTCAACTTGTCGTGCTCCAGCATCTGCTTGGGGTCCTTCTGAAGACGCACCACCTCCTGCATGACAATCTTCTCCTCTGGCTTCTGCCTTTCAAGTGTGATGTATTGGTTCTGGAGGTCAAAGAGAAGCTCCTCCACACTGCGTCGTTGCTGTATCTCTTCTCTTACATTCCTCCGAAGACTGTCAGCCTCTTTATCAAGGAGAGGATCGTTCTCATATTTAATGACCTCTCTATTGACCAGTTTGGTCTCCACCTTGGACTTTTCAGTTTTGAGCTCATCCCTTTCTTTACGTAGGCGGGTAAGCAGCTCCAGGGTGGTGTCATAGTTACCTTTCAGGCGGGAGACTTGATTGTTCAGCCTTTGCAACTCCCTGGTGACCTCTGGGCTTCTCTCTTCTTTGATCACCTCCTGGGTCACCTCCTTGTACTCCACTTTAGGTTTTTGAGTGCGCAGGGTAGTTAGAGTCGTTAACAAGGTTGTGATTTCTTTCTCTAGTTCCATGCGGGTACGGCTtgaatcctgcagctctttctTCAGACGCACTAGTTCGATTTCTGTCTCAGGATCAACTCTGTAGATCTCATTGACGATCTCCTTGACCTCGACTTTAGGCCGAATATTGTCCACCTCACCATAACGCATCCGAAGGGTGGTCAGGTCCTTCATCAAGATGGCATTCtcatctttctcttcctccaagGCAGTTTGGAGTTTCTTTGACTCTTCCACCGTTTCTGGATCTTGCTGTACCTGCTTCACCACCTTGGTGACTATCTTGGGTTGGATGGTGGTAATGACCCTCTCCAGTGTGTTTATCTGGCTCCTTGTGCTGAAAATGCTATCATTGAGAGTCTTGCTTTGGTGATCCTCTTCGGCTATACCGCTCTGGAACGTCAGAACTGCTTTCAGCATCTCTGGATCCTTTTCAAGCCTCACCACTTCTTTCTTAACAATCTTCTCCTTGATTTTTGGTTTCTTCTGAGACAGAACTGTGAGCTCACTTCTCACATGAACCGTCTCTGTATCTTTTGTTTCTAGCTCCAGCCGTATCCTCTGCATCTCTTCTCTGATTCTGGTGGCTTCTTTGTCAAGCTGCGGGTCTCTCTCATATTCAGTCAGTACCTTGGTCACCAGTCTAGGTTCAATTTTGATTAGCTGTGTTTCCAATTTGATAATCCTCTCATTGAGAATTTCTATCTCTGACTTGGTTCTTGACCTCTTAAACGATTCATCCTGGATCCGACTTCTGAGGGACTGTAGGTCCGCCTCCAGTTTTGGGTCACGGTAGTATTGCACCACCTCTTTCTCCTGAAACCTCTCCACTCCTCTCCTGCTCTTCAGGGACACAAACCTCTTACGGTATGTTTCCAGGTCTCTTTCAGCATGTGAGCGCCTTTCAATCTCCTCATTTAATTCCCTTTTCAGAGAATCACTCTCCTTCAGGTCCTTCATCTGGCTTTGtagctgcagctgctgattgACGACCACCTGACTAACTCTCTCTTCATtctgaaaataataaagaagaGGATAATTTTGGGCAGGAAACACCAGAGATGATTCTACTATTTCTTGAGTGTTGTCAATGGTATTATGATTCTCTAATATCGTACCCTGGCCTTGATGTTCCTCGCTGTCTCCAACTGGTTGAGAAGCTGGTCATTCTCAGCAGACACCTCAGAAAAAAGGTTCAGTAGATTTTTCTCCTGTAGCAGAAGCAGAAGTAAAATGAATttagaaaa
This region includes:
- the LOC131983642 gene encoding serotonin N-acetyltransferase-like; translation: MMSVIGAQPFIKPMQPTPSVSPGIQRRHTLPASEVRPLNTQDAISVFEIEREAFISVSGECPLHLDEVRHFLTLCPELSMGWFEEGRLVAFIIGSLWDQDRLTTDALTLHKPRGSTVHIHILAVHRTFRQQGKGPILMWRYLQYLRCLPNVRRAVLMCEDFLIPFYHKSGFKVLGRCSITVANLTFTEMWYPISGHAYMRRNSEAIRFPHHPLTLPLQKTDEQADV
- the evplb gene encoding envoplakin, which gives rise to MQSNADQVEKNILAAEDLLKKDAERDERKQPLIYQKENADNLAQAEGLLKDLYMDVDKAKRLQHPQAKEIERDVTNLHDRWVKDCATYRELYSQVLVLDPKPKIGWGPLLDEKLKQLKADAYGPNLSDVEKQIAAHNILHQEIEAYNSQLQPSTTSSQEQYAALKEKYANLYESSQQRRNHLASLYEYVQGCSKELVYLSGQQERILQRDWSDRMVDPPGVRMEYEKFKNNGLLAHESEINKLQEEGDRLVGTKHPGSSTIKAHKDAVQNEWQAFLNLCLAQETHLDNVEDYKKFQLDAETLSESLERLNSTMDPKSLADKSNPQVLLALEGDEPAIKRNEQRLDALRELSSSVVPLKLRRMQPTKPTTAVSLCDWADEDDIVRRGEELKLKSNSDNRNWELQSRLGKTRTLPGACFMVPPPDAEALEKVNSLDKALTNLKSRRSALMASLKNPTVEVVRPQKAAAVKSAPEDPRAAELASEIDKINKALEQCEKNILNRLRAPLDNRSPTDDLAKRLQEHEKSYQTVRKLESEKSALQREMEPILAKKPLGPMASTLPLKLSTANNKIDDINTLIELFNKKATASMFLEKQKKKVDGIISEFEEQLAKDGTILDQPNALASRNQQLQVMRKSVASKKDDVNKLGRDLDLTQQACSSLQRSFNEYCPDIRRQESEVKQLQNRYATVSSQIQDRSGLIKETSTKNQDFQNAVQSLDFFLVNLPNNKIKPTDDVAEIIAKQNSQKRVIEDIKKKSDDLDRVKYLSRDLQNVLNEYDVKSNSYRGTLNDDDDEDDDDEEEEPVPKKRQTSTMAQSVQRKEKNLLNLFSEVSAENDQLLNQLETARNIKARNEERVSQVVVNQQLQLQSQMKDLKESDSLKRELNEEIERRSHAERDLETYRKRFVSLKSRRGVERFQEKEVVQYYRDPKLEADLQSLRSRIQDESFKRSRTKSEIEILNERIIKLETQLIKIEPRLVTKVLTEYERDPQLDKEATRIREEMQRIRLELETKDTETVHVRSELTVLSQKKPKIKEKIVKKEVVRLEKDPEMLKAVLTFQSGIAEEDHQSKTLNDSIFSTRSQINTLERVITTIQPKIVTKVVKQVQQDPETVEESKKLQTALEEEKDENAILMKDLTTLRMRYGEVDNIRPKVEVKEIVNEIYRVDPETEIELVRLKKELQDSSRTRMELEKEITTLLTTLTTLRTQKPKVEYKEVTQEVIKEERSPEVTRELQRLNNQVSRLKGNYDTTLELLTRLRKERDELKTEKSKVETKLVNREVIKYENDPLLDKEADSLRRNVREEIQQRRSVEELLFDLQNQYITLERQKPEEKIVMQEVVRLQKDPKQMLEHDKLNKNLDDEMKARRKLELEVRQLRALVQDKESTLAETDDRQKKIQVESELRTIRARILELETSPPPVEEKIIIEEVLKVERDPQLEKLTDGIRVNLETESNNISRLEREIRNLRLKLELLQKEKSIEKVVYREVVRVEKDPVVEAERDRLRDLVTQERNLRRDQEEKSQEINIRITHLQSSKSVTSQEETTLIGNRNALQREKDELLKQLKILESQRQTITLTFQQQSKLLSERNQIARQRSLKSSSEVQRLEKEILNEKDKIHERDALIIELKNNVKKEDHSETHTRETNLSTKITILDPETGKDMSPYDAYVQGLIDRKHYIHLAELECDWEEITSTGPDGDTTILQDRKSGRQYSVKDAMKDGRLTQYDLMRYKEGKIPISEFALLVAGEMKQPILPPVIPRSPTKPAPTSPFPTSPLNSMPSSMRSSFPSLTGSTTNLTHTTLRSGSSTNLTHSTLRSGSSNNLSLNNQSDSLTNIIVSPGDENFPISGILDTTTESRMSVRSALTRKLIDSDTAMRLLEAQAASGGIVDLAKKDKLSVHKAAERSLIDTSDMYKLLNAQKAFTGVEDPVTKERLAVGQAAQKGFIPKENAVRYMEAQYLTGGLVNPAKAGRLTIKEALASNIIDSTTADQLQDEALHTKELVDPITKEKISYKQAMDRCKRDVSTGLLLLPAVSTDAASAPSYSNYRFNSYNKY